From Apium graveolens cultivar Ventura chromosome 9, ASM990537v1, whole genome shotgun sequence, the proteins below share one genomic window:
- the LOC141684095 gene encoding ATP-dependent 6-phosphofructokinase 3-like, translating into MAGKNGNSNGSDTQMIKLENGGDGYVLEDVPHLNDYLDGLPTYPNPLRSNPAYSVVKQYFVNDDDTVPKKVVVHKDSPRGIHFRRAGPRQKVYFSSDEVHACIVTCGGLCPGLNTVIREIVCALYHMYGVTRVLGIEGGYRGFYSRNTIPLSPKIVNDIHKRGGTVLGTSRGGHDTMKIVDSIQDRGINQVYIIGGDGTQKGASVIFEEVRRRGLKVAIAGIPKTIDNDIPVIDRSFGFDTAVEEAQRAINAAHVEAESAENGVGVVKLMGRYCGFIAMYATLASRDVDLCLIPESPFYLEGEGGLFEYVEKRLKEDGHMVIVIAEGAGQDLLDKDLNLGNEQDASGNKLLADNGLWISQKIKDHFARNKMSLTLKYIDPTYMIRAIPSNASDSVYCTLLAQSCVHGAMAGYTGYTSGLVNGRQTYIPFNRINENRNYVVITDRMWARLVSSTNQPSFLGSVAIAKAKEEEHPPTQLLDGENCNDEKRSNENDTNGN; encoded by the exons ATGGCAGGAAAGAATGGTAATAGCAATGGTAGCGATACCCAGATGATCAAACTTGAAAATGGTGGCGATGGTTATGTTCTTGAAGATGTTCCTCACTTGAATGATTACTTGGATGGCCTTCCT ACGTATCCTAATCCGTTGCGGTCTAATCCTGCATATTCAGTAGTAAA GCAGTACTTTGTCAACGATGATGATACTGTGCCCAAAAAG GTCGTGGTTCACAAGGATAGTCCAAGGGGGATACATTTTCGACGTGCTGGACCACGCCAGAAG GTGTATTTTAGCTCAGATGAGGTGCATGCTTGTATTGTAACATGCGGCGGATTGTGCCCTGGGCTAAATACAGTGATTAGGGAAATTGTATGTGCTCTCTATCACATGTATGGCGTCACAAGAGTCCTCGGAATAGAG GGAGGATATAGGGGTTTCTATTCAAGAAATACTATTCCCTTGTCACCAAAAATTGTAAATGACATCCACAAGCGTGGCGGGACAGTCCTTGGGACATCTCGTGGGGGGCATGATACGATGAAGATTGTTGACAGTATTCAGGATCGAGGAATTAATCAG GTTTATATCATTGGAGGGGATGGGACTCAAAAAGGTGCTTCTGTCATTTTTGAG GAAGTTAGACGGCGTGGTCTGAAAGTTGCAATTGCAGGGATCCCAAAAACTATTGATAATGACATTCCG GTCATTGATAGGTCATTTGGTTTTGATACTGCTGTTGAGGAGGCTCAACGCGCCATCAATGCTGCGCATGTGGAAGCTGAAAGTGCCGAGAACGGTGTTGGAGTAGTGAAGCTAATGGGCCGCTATTGTG GTTTCATTGCTATGTATGCCACTCTTGCCAGCCGAGATGTGGATTTGTGCTTGATTCCAGAATCACCCTTCTATCTTGAAGGAGAAGGTGGATTGTTTGAATATGTGGAGAAAAGACTTAAAGAAGATGGACACATGGTTATTGTTATAGCAGAAGGAGCGGGTCAGGATCTTCTTGACAAGGATCTGAACTTAGGAAACGAGCAAGATGCTTCAGGGAACAAGCTACTTGCAGATAATGGGTTGTGGATTTCCCAAAAGATTAAG GATCATTTTGCAAGGAATAAGATGTCACTCACTCTCAAATATATTG ATCCTACCTACATGATACGTGCTATTCCGAGTAATGCATCTGACAGTGTGTATTGCACTCTCCTTGCTCAAAGTTGCGTTCACGGTGCAATGGCAGGGTACACAGGCTACACAAGTGGCCTTGTTAATGGTAGACAGACATACATCCCTTTCAAT CGCATTAATGAGAACCGGAACTATGTCGTGATAACTGATAGAATGTGGGCAAGGCTTGTTTCTTCAACAAATCAGCCCAGCTTCTTAGGCAGCGTAGCAATTGCCAAAGCAAAAGAAGAGGAACACCCGCCTACCCAATTGCTGGACGGGGAGAACTGTAATGATGAGAAGAGAAGTAATGAGAATGACACCAATGGAAACTGA